From the genome of Faecalibacterium prausnitzii:
CGGAGATGGCACCGTCGGTGACTTCCTCGACCTGCTTGTTCAGGACGTAGACCGCCGGCTCGGCCTTGACGATGAAGTAGCCGATGAGCATCCCGATGGGGACGAGGAGCCAGCGGAAGGTCTGCCCGGCCAGCACCTGGCCCAGATAATTACCCGCTGGCATAAAGCCGACGTTTGCTCCGGTAAGGAAAAACACAAGACCGATGTACGTATAGGCCAGGCCCACGCCGATGCGGCCCAGCGTCCGGCGGTCGAGTTTGAGGGCCACCAGCTGGAAGACACCGAACATCAGCACGATGGGCAGCAGCGAGGTGGCGATCTCTTTGAAGTAAGTGGGCAGGCTGACATGGAACAGCTGCCACAGCTCCACCGAGTCGCCCACATCGGGCAGGATGGGCGGGACGTAGGCGCTGTCGCTGGCCCGGAACAGGATGCCCAGCAGCAGAACGGCCAGGATGGGGCCGACCGAACAGAGGGCCACGAGGCCGAAGCTGTCGTCCGCCGCGTGGCGGTCGCTTCGGATGGCGGCCACACCGACACCCAGCGCCATGATGAAGGGCACCGTGATGGGGCCGGTGGTCACGCCGCCGGAGTCAAAGGCGACGGCCAGGAACTCTTTGGGCACGAAGGCCGCCAGCACGAAGATCAGCCCATAGAACACGACGAGGAGCTTGGGCAGCGCGATGCCAAGCAGCATGCGCAGGAAGGCCACGACGAGGAAGAAGCCCACGCCCGCCGCGACCGAGAGGATGAGCGTCATGTTGGGGATGGAGGGGACCTGGTTGGCCAGGACCTGCAAGTCCGGCTCGGAGATGGTGATGAGGAAGCCCAGCGCAAAACCTACCCCGATGATGAGGGGGACGCTGCGGCTCCGGGTCAGCACCGCGCCCACCCGCTCGCCCATGGGGCTCATGCTCATCTCGGCACCCAGGGTAAAGAACATGATGCCCACGATGATCATGGCCGCACCCAGCAGAAAGCAGAGCAGGATGCTGGGGGAGACCGGCGCGATGGAAAAGCAGAGCACCAGCACGATCGCCACGATGGGCAGCACGGCCTGCAGTGCTTCGAGCAGTTTTTCCCGCAGTTTGGGAAGCGAACCTTTGCGTATAGTGTCCACCGACCTTTCTGGACCTGTTTTGCGTCGGAATGACAAAAACAGGTATCCTCTTTGGAATAATCACACTGTGATTTATCTCTAGTATACAAGAAATGACGATGCAGGGCAACTAAGAATTGGCTAAGAATGTAAAAGGCTCCGAATATTTACAGATCCGACATAAAAAGCCAGCCCGGCGGCGGGGCCGGGCTGGCTGGGTTCATTCGATGTTCTGTTTGCCGAGCACATCCGAGGTGGGAGTCTCGAAGGTGGGGATACCGGCATAGGGATCGGGGGTGGTATCAGCGGGCAGACTCTTCATATACTCGTCCATGGACTGCGCCACCTGCTTGGCGATGGCCACAGCCTCGACGACGGTGCGGGCACCCATGACCGCATCGCCGCCTGCAAAGACGCCGGGGCGGGTGGTGCTGCCGTCCTCACTGACGGTGAGCAGGCCGCGCTGGTTGGTCTCGATGCCGGTGGTGGTCTTGACGAGGTTGCTCTCGGAACCCTGGCTCACCGAGACGATGACGCCGGTGTGGGGGTAGAAGGTCTCGCTGCCCTCCACCTGGGTGAACTTGCCGTCCTCGCCCTTGACGGTGTCGCGGCAGATGAGGCCGTTCTCGCGGATCTCGACGGGAGCCTTGCAGAAGCGGAAGCCCACGCCTTCGAGCTTGGCGTAGCGCACCTCGTACTCGGAGGCGCTGATGCAGCTTTCATCGCGGCGGGCGTAGCAGGTCACATGGCGGGCACCGTTCCGGATGGCGGTGCGGGCGCAGTCCATGGCGGAGTTGCCCACACCGATGACGGCGATGTCGCTGCCCAGGTGGAACGCCTTGGAGTTGGCCAGGTAGTCGATGCCAAACGCCACGTTGCCCAGGGTCTCGCCCTTGATGTGCATGGCGTTGGCCTTCCACAGACCGGCACCGATGAAGACGCTCCTGTAACCGTCGCGGAAGAGGTCGTCGATGGTGATGGTCTTGCCGATGGTGGTGTTGGGGCGGAAGCGGATCCCCTTCAGGTCCAGATGGTGATACTGGAAGTCGTCCAGCACACTGTCGGGCAGACGGTAGTTGGGGATGCCGTACCGCATGACGCCGCCGATCTTGTCGCGGGCGTCAAAGATGGTGATGTCGTAGCCCCAGCGTGCCAGCAGCACCGCGATGGTCAGGCCGGCAGGGCCAGCGCCGACCACAGCGGCTTTCATGCCGTTTTTGGGGGAGGGGCCGGCCACCATCTTGTTGGCATAGGTGGTGGAGATGTAGTCCTCGATGATGGAGAAGTGGACCGGGTCGTGGCTGGGCATCCGGTTGCGGATGCAGTGGCCCTCGCACTGGTTCTCGTGGTTGCAGACCAGAGAGCAGACCGTGGTCAGGGGGTTGTTTTCGAACAGCATCCGGCCTGCGGCATCCAGCTCGTTTGCCTTGAGCAGACGGATGACCTCCGGGATGTTGGTGTGGATGGGGCAGCCCTGCTGACACATCGGCTTTTTGCAGCCGAGGCAGCGGTTGGCTTCGTCCAGAACATGAAGTGCCATGCAGTTCCTCCTCTTGCGCCCATTCTGGGGACGCTTCGTTGTATCCAATGTTCTCTATTATTCTACACCGGATGCCCCTCGTGATGCAAGAGCGTATCTGCCAATTTTTTTGCGAAAAATTTTGTCACTTCGTCAAAAAGATAATTTTTTGACGAAGTGCGCTGCCCATAGGCTCCGGTGTTTTCCGGCAGAGCGCGGAAAAATCGCTGGCCGTGAGCTGGGCGGAGACCATCCGGGCGCAGGCGTCGTTTTCGTCTTTCAGGCGCATCAGCGCATGCGAGACGGGAAGGTGCGCTTCCTTTAATAAAGAAAGCGCTTCCCGGTTGGCCCCCAGCAGGTGGAGATAAGGCGGCAGGGCGGGCAGGGCGTCGTCATAGCCCAGCGCGGCGTCCATGGCAAGGCGGCGCATCCGGGCGCGGGGATAGCGCACGGTGGTCAGGGTGTCCAGCAGCTCTTCGTGGGTGGTGCTGGCCCGCACAGCCCGCTCCAGCCGGTGTTCCAGACCCTCTGAAACACCCCGCACGGCAGCAAACGGCGTCTGCCCCACGCAGCGGGAGCGGAGCAGGGCCAGCTCGCAGCGGCCCGCCGCGTCAAAATCGGTGTACTGCCCGGCGGCGAAGGCTTCCCGGTAGAAGGGAAGGACGGCTTCGGGAACATAAGGGGCCACGGCATCCGCTCCGCCGGTCTGCCAGAGCTTCCGCAGGGCGCTGGCGCTGGCAAACCGGACGGCGTCCGGGGCCAGTTCCTGCCCGTGGTCTGCGCCCTGGCGGGGCAGCGGGACCGGCGTCATGGCGGGGGCCAGTTCAAGGATGGCCTTGCAGTATTCCACGGCCAGGTTGTTGTTGGGCTTGTCCAGCAGGGCGGCCAGCGGAGTGCCGGGGCAGAGCGCTTCCACCGCAGCCTGCCGCGCGGCAGCAAAGTTTCTGGCTCCATCGGCCAGCTGGGCCTTGAGGGCGGCGCGGTAGTCCGCGCACAGCAGGACGCGGGCTGCCTGCATCAGGAGGGCGGCGTCCGGCGTCTCGGCCCCGAAGACCAGCGCATCGCACCCGGCGGCAGAAAGGAGCCGTACCCCCGCGCGGGCAAAGGCTTCGGCCCCGGCCCCGGCGCAGGGGGCGGGCAGGGCGAAGACAAAGTCGGCCCCGCAGGTAAGCGCTGCGCGGACGCGGACGGCCTCCGGCAGCAGGGGCAGAGCGCCACGCTGGGTCAGCCCGCAGCTCATGGCCACGGCGACCCGTTCGGCCCCCAGTGCTCTGGCCTGCGCCAGCTGCCAGGCGTGGCCGTTGTGGAAGGGATCGTATTCGGCAATGATACCGGCCAGTTTCATAGAAGTTCACCTCAATTCCTCGGTCGGGCTCCCCTGATCAGAGCGCGGACTGAGAGGTTCGATTCAAATCAAAACGCATCGACAGACACATTGTGAAATATATGTCAGACTAACAACAAAAAATGGCAATAACCTGCGGATTCTGGGCAGGATGTACAAAAAAGATGGGATACTTTGTAGAACCCTTTGCCTCGTTTACGGCTTGAAAAGGGGGCAGACCTATTATATAATATTTTTAGGAATCTGTAAAATTCTGCCCGTTTCGGCGGGTGGAAAAACAATATGGAGGCACAAGAAGATGAAAGTTCTGGTTATTAACTGCGGTTCTTCTTCCCTGAAATATCAGCTGATCGATATGGACGGCGAGAAGGTGCTGTGCAAGGGCCTGTGCGAGCGCATCGGCATGGAGAGCAGCATGATCACCCACGAGGCAAACGGCCACAAGGCCACCACCCCGGCGATCTTCCCCACCCACACCGAGGCGTTTGCTGAGGTCGTCAAGAAGATGACCACCGGCGAGGGCAAGTGCATCAACGATGTCAGCGAGATCGATGCCATCGGCCACCGCGTGGTGCATGGCGGCGAGAAGTTCAAGAGCAGCTGCCTGATCACCGATGAGGTCATCGACACCCTGCGCGAGCTGAGCCCCCTGGCTCCCCTGCACAACCCCGCAGGCATCCTGGGCATCGAGGCTGCCCGCAAGGTGTTCGGCAACATCCCGATGGTCGCCGTCTTCGACACTGCGTTCCACAGCACCATGCCCCCGAAGGCTTATATGTACGCCATCCCCTATGAGTACTACGAGAAGTACGGCGTCCGCCGCTACGGCTTCCACGGCACCAGCCACAAGTACGTTGCACACAAGGCTGCAGAGTACCTGGAAGAGCCCATTGAGCGCCTGAAGCTCATCACCTGCCACCTGGGCAATGGTTCCTCCATCGCCGCTGTGGACCAGGGCAAGGTCGTCGATACCTCCATGGGCATGACCCCGCTGGCCGGCCTGATGATGGGCACCCGCTGCGGTGACCTGGACCCCTCTGTGGTCAACTACCTGAAGTACACCCTGAACATCACCGGCCATCAGCTGGACGAGATCCTGAACAAGAAGTCCGGCCTGCTGGGCATTTCCGGTGTTTCCAGCGACAAGCGTGACGTTGAAGAGGCAGCTGCTGCCGGCAACAAGCGCGCACAGCTGGCTTCCGATATGCTGAACTACCAGATCAAGAAGACCATCGGCAGCTACATTGCAGCCATGGGCGGTGTGGACGCCATCGTCTTTACCGGCGGCATCGGCGAGCACGATGACATTGCCCGTGCAAAGATCTGCCACCACATGGACTGGCTGGGCATCCGCATCGACACCGAGAAGAACAAGCACCCCGTCGGCGATGTGTGCGAGATCACTGCCTGGGGCGCCAAGGTCCGCACGCTGGTCATCGCTACCGACGAGGAGCTGATGATCGCCCGCGACACCAAGGAAGTCATCGAGAAGTAATCGAACCTCCAAAGCCGCATTGCAAGAGCCGCGTTTCCGCAGGGGAGCGCGGCTCTTTTGCTGTTTTGAACGATGCAAAGTCTGTCTTATTGGGCGGAATCCACAAAAAGGAAGGCGAAGGGTTGTTTTTTGGTTGACAAATCCAAAAAAGAACGGTACAATAGTGGAGTCCTCAGCTAGAGGATGTTTTATCATTCAAGCCCCTGGTAGCTTACGATCAGCGCGATGGTCCCTAAAAACCAAAGGTATGGTTACAATCCTTCCGTGGGCAAGAACTAAACAAAGAGGAGATACTACTATGTTCGAAGACAAGACTTTAGTTTGCAAAGACTGCGGCAAGGAGTTTGTTTGGACTGCTGGTGAGCAGGAGTTCTACGCATCTCGCGGCTTTGAGAACCAGCCCCAGCGCTGCAAGCCCTGCCGTGACGCCCGCAAGAACGGCGTCCGCGGCGGCAACAACGGCGGCGACCGTCAGATGTTCGATGCTGTCTGCGCAGCTTGCGGCAAGGCTTGCAAGGTTCCCTTCCAGCCCCGTGAGGACCGTCCGGTCTACTGCTCTGACTGCTTCGCTCGCATGAAGCAGAACTAAGCGCTGATTTTACAAGTTTGAATCGCGTGGCCCCCTCTGCCGCAAGGCAGAGGGGGCTTTTTGCGCCAAAGGCGAGACTGAGAGGTTGTACTACATGCTGCTTCACGGTTTCTGGGGAGCGGTCGTACAGAGCCAAAACGTTAAAATTTACAAGAATACTTGAAAATAAACCTAGTAATAGGGTATAGTATATATGGTCGGCCGTCTGGCTGGCGAAATGACCGAAACAGAAAGGAAACACCATCATGTTTGATATTTTTGATATGCTCAAGAAGGACAAGGACGAAAAGAAAGCTGCCGTGAAGCAGGTCACCCGCGAGACCATCATCGGTGATATTCTGGATATGGACCAGACCACCGCACCCTACTTCATGGAGATCGGGATGCACTGCCTGGGCTGCCCGGCTTCCCGCGGCGAGACCATCGAGGAGGCCTGCGAGGTGCACGGCGTGGACTGCGATGAGCTCATCGGGAAGCTGAACGAGCACCTGGCTGCAAAGAAGGACTGATGCTGCCCACACTGGATGCGCGTCTGACGGCGGCGGCAGAACTGGTGCTGCCGGGCAGGCCCGTGGCCGACATCGGCTGCGACCACGGCAAGCTGACGGCGGTGCTGGCGGCTTCGGGAAATTACCCGAAGGTCATCGGCGCCGACCTGCGCCCCGGCCCGCTGGCCAAAGCAAAACAGACGCTGGAACATGCAGGCTGCGAAGACCGCGCTGAGCTTCGGCTCGGCGACGGTCTTTCTGTGTTGTCGGCGGGGGAAGTGGGAACCGTCGTGCTGGCGGGTGTCTCCGCACAGACGACGTGGGAGATCATCGAACAGGCACCGTGGGTGATGCAGCCCGGCGGGCCGCGGCTGGTCCTGGTGCCTGCCACCCGCCACAGCGAACTTCGGCGCTGGCTGTGGGCACACGGCTTTGCCCTTGCGGCCGACCGCCCTGTGCAGGCGGCGGGCCGCTGGTATGCGGTGATGGCCGCAGAGTACACCGGCGAGCGGAAGGAAGCCTCCTTCACCGAATGCCTGTTCGGCAGGACCGACGAGTGGCCGGAGGGCGCGGGCTATGCGGCCTGGCAGAAAGCCAAGCTCCCCCGGTTCCGGCTGGGTGTGCCGGATGGGACCGCACTGGCCGAAGAGATCGACACATTGTTAGAATCCTCACCCTCTCAGGCTGCTTCGCGTCCAGCTCTCTCGAAGGGAGAGCCCTTGGCATAAAGAGATGCGCTATGTGGACTGCCAAACCCTCCCACTTCGGGGGAGAGCGGCATCGCGCAGCGATGACGGAGAGGGGAAAGCGGGTGAAACTATGAGAACAGTCAACGAACTTTATGAAGCGATGCAGCGCATCGCGCCGCTGGAACTGGCCGAAAGCTGGGACAACCCCGGCCTTCTGGTGGACTGCGGCAGACCGGTGGACCGGGTGCTGGTCACGCTGGACATCACCCCGGACGTGGTGGAGGAAGCCGCCGCCAAGGGCTGCGGGCTCATCGTGGCCCACCATCCGGTCATCTTCAGCCCGCTCAAGCGGCTGGAACCGAGGGACGTCCCCTTCCAGCTGGTACAGAACGGCATCTCGGCCATCTGTATGCACACCAATCTGGACGCCGCCGAGGGCGGTGTCAACGAGGTGCTGGCGGGCATTTTCGGGATGCGGAATTGGGAGCCTTTCGCGGGCGGCTGCGGCCGTGTGGGCGAAGTGGACCCCATCCCGGTGCCGGAACTGGCGAAAAAGGCGCAGGACGCGCTGGGCAAGCGGTGCAACCTGCCCGAAACTGGCCCTGCAGTGCAGGTGAAATACACCGACAGCGGGAGGCCCGTGCGGCGGCTGGCCGTCATCAGCGGGGCAGGCGGGAGCCTGTTCGAAGAGGCCATTGCCGTGGGGGCGGACTGCCTGCTGACCGGCGAGGCCAACCACCACCACGCCTGCGACGCGGCCCGGCTGGGCCTGTCGCTCATCGCGGCGGGGCACTACGCCACCGAGTTCCCGGTAACGGAAGCCGTGGCCGAAAGGCTGCGGGCGGCGTACCCGGAACTGGAAGTGCTGGTGAGCACCGCGAACCGAGACCCCTATACTTATATATAAAGAAGGAGAGTGAGGAAAGAATATGGCTTTGGATGCTGCAACGCTGGCATTGACGGCGGCAGAACTGAAAACGACCCTGACCGATGCGAAGATCGCAAAACTGTTTGAGCCGACCCGCGATGAACTGGTGCTGACCCTGCGCACCCGCACCGAGACGTACAGCCTGCTGCTGTCGGCCCGCAGCGGTTCCGCGCGGGTCTGCCTGACCGAGGAGAGCTTCGAGAACCCGGAGACCCCGCCGTCCTTCTGCATGCTGATGCGCAAGCATCTCACCGGGGGCAAGCTGCTGGATGTCCGGATGGAGCCGGGCGACCGCATCGTCTACTTCGAGTTCCAGTGCACCAACGAGATGGGCGACCTGGTCCGGAACGTCCTCTGCGCGGAGCTGATGGGGCGCTACTCCAATCTGGTGCTGGTGCAGAACGGCAGGATCATCGACGCCCTCAAGCGGGTCGATTTTGAGGACAGCGACATCCGGCAGCTGCTGCCCGGCCTGCCCTACACCGTGCCGCCCAAACCGGCCCGCCCGGATTTTCTGACCGTGAGTTCGGCTTCCATCGTGGCAGCGGCCTGCGAGCGGGACCTGCCCGTGGCGGATGCCCTGAACAAGACGGTGGCCGGAGTCGGCCCGGTGGTCTGCCGCGAAGCCGCCTGGCGCGCATTCGACGGCGAACACCTGCTGGCCAATGAGCTGACCGGGGAGCAGAAGCGGGCCCTGATGGCAGCCATCGACGAGCTGAAGGAGATCCACGCCAACGGCGGCTGTCCGTGCAGTGTGACGGCTCCGGACGGCAAACCGGTGGAGTTCACCTTCTTCCGGCCCCGGCAGTACGGCGAGGCCTATGCGGTCAGGGAGTGGGCGTCCTTCAACGCGATGCTGGAGGGCTACTATGCCGAAAAGGACCGTGCCGAGCGCCTGCGCACCAAGAGCAAGGAACTCCACAAGGCGGTCCACAACATGTACGAACGCGCTGTCCGCAAGCAGGCCGCCCGGCAGGAAGAGCTGGCCGCCAGCGGCAAGAGCGAAAAGCTCCGCCTGTACGGCGAGCTGCTCTCGGCCAACCTCTATCTGGCCCAAAAGGGCATGAAGAGCATCACCGTGCCCAACTGGTACGATGAGGGCAGGGAAGTCACCATTCCGCTCGACCTGCGGTTCACGCCCAGCCAGAACGCGCAGAACTTCTTCAAGAACTACAAGAAGAAGCAGACGGCGGCGCGGATGCTGGTGGACCTGTTGGCCGAGGGCGAAAAAGAGATCGCCTACCTCGAAACGGTCCTGTATGAGGTGGAAACGGCCTCCGGCGAGGCGGCGCTGAATGAGATCCGCGCGGAGCTGAAGAGCCAGGGCTACCTGAAATATTACAAGCAGCGGGACAAGCGCCAGAAACCGGCGGATTTCCTGCGGTTCACTTCCAGTGACGGCTTTGAGATCCTGGTGGGGCGGAACAACGCCCAGAACGACCGGCTCACCCTTCACACCGCCCGCGGCAAAGACCTGTGGTTCCATGTGCAGAAGGCCCCCGGCAGCCACGTGGTGGTCATGAGCCGGGGAGAGGACATCCCTGACACCACCCGGCAGGAAGCCGCTGAGCTGGCCGTGCTGTATTCCAGCACCTTCAAGGCGGGCACCGGTGCCAAGGTCGCGGTGGACACCACCGAGGTGAAGAACATCTGGAAAGCCAGCGGTGCCAAGCCCGGCATGGTGCTGTACGAGGTGTACACGACCGTCTACATCACACCGAGGGAGGATCTGGCGGAGCGGCTGAAAATGAAGAAGTAAAGTTTGCGGAATGCCAAGGGCTCTCCTGCCAGGAGAGGTGTCACCGAAGGTTTTGTATAACAGGAGCTTTTTTGGGGCATCCTGAAAGGGTGGCTCCGGTTTTCCACCGGAAGGGACTTCCGGAAATTGTGCGTTCTGCACAAAATTTGAGCCGGGAGGCCAAAAGAAGAAAATAAAAAAGAAAAATCAGATTTTTTCTGAAAAATCGCGAAAAAGCACTTGCCAAATGCACGAAGATGTGATAAAATATCTCTCGGCTGCAAAAGGCTTGTGCGATACAAGTCGTGCAGGCCAGCGATATGCGTAGATGCGGGAGGTTGTCATCCGGCGATAGCTGTGATGGGTTATTTCCGCGGAGTATGTCCGATCTTAGAACCGGGCGAAAAAATTACTGACAGCGATGGAATACGTTCCCTCGGCAGGGCGACCTGCGAAACGGGCGGAACCAATGTTCGGATTTGATTTGCTAATATTTTCCGGGAGAACTGCCAGGCGGTTCACCGGTTTTTCTAGTGCCAAATCGAGGAACACCCGGAACTGTGTAGAGCAATTTATCGGCTCGCCTAGGGCAAAATCAATTTTTTCAGGAGGCGTAAGCAATGGCAGTCAAAGAGAAAATCAGAATCCGTCTGCAGAGCTATGATGCTCAGCTGATCGATGCCGCAGCAGAGAAGATCGTGGAGACCGCAAAGCACACCGGTGCACGCGTGTCCGGCCCCATCCCCCTGCCCACCGACCGCGAGATCGTGACCGTTCTGCGTGCTACCCACAAGTACAAGGATAGCCGCGAGCAGTTCGAGAGCCGCACTCACAAGCGTCTGATCGACATTCTGAAGCCGTCTAACAAGACGGTCGAGGCTCTGATGAGCCTCCAGCTCCCCGCTGGCGTGGACATCGAGATCAAGCTGTAAAAGCTGATCCGGAGATGCTCCTCGTTTCCCGAGGGGTCATGTTGGCGGTGACGTGCGCCGCCAACCAATAACCTTTACAGGAGGAAAAGAAAATGGTTAAAGGCATTATCGGCAAGAAAGTCGGTATGACTCAGCTGTTCGATGAGAACGGCAAGGTCGTTCCCGTGACCGTCATCGAGGCAGGTCCCTGCACCGTCGTGCAGAAGAAGACCGTCGAGAGCGATGGTTATCAGGCTGTTCAGCTGGGCTTCGGCGAGGTTTCCGCCAAGAAGGTCAACAAGGCAGCTGCAGGCCACTTCAAGAAGGCAAACGTTGCCCCCAAGAAGACCCTGCGCGAGTTCCGTCTGGAAGATGTTTCCGCAATGAACGTTGGCGACGTGCTGAAGGCTGATGTCTTCGCAGCTGGCGACAAGGTCGACGTTGTGGGCGTTTCCAAGGGCAAGGGCTACCAGGGCGTTATCAAGCGCTACGGTCAGCACCGTCTGCGTGAGAGCCACGGCACTGGTCCTGTTGCTCGTCATGCAGGTTCCAACGGTTCCACTTCTACCCCCTCTCGCGTGTTCCCCGGCAAGCGCCTGCCCGGCCACATGGGCTTTGTGCGCGTCACCGTGCAGAACCTGACCGTTGTCAAGGTTGACACCGAGAACAATCTGATCGCTGTCAAGGGTGCAGTTCCCGGTACCAAGGGCACCATCGTCACCCTGGCCAACAGCGTGAAGGCGTAAGGAGGAAAGCTACAATGGCAAAGTTTAACGTAGTCGATATGAACGGTCAGCATGTTAGCGAGATCGAGCTTTCCGACGCCGTG
Proteins encoded in this window:
- the rplC gene encoding 50S ribosomal protein L3; amino-acid sequence: MVKGIIGKKVGMTQLFDENGKVVPVTVIEAGPCTVVQKKTVESDGYQAVQLGFGEVSAKKVNKAAAGHFKKANVAPKKTLREFRLEDVSAMNVGDVLKADVFAAGDKVDVVGVSKGKGYQGVIKRYGQHRLRESHGTGPVARHAGSNGSTSTPSRVFPGKRLPGHMGFVRVTVQNLTVVKVDTENNLIAVKGAVPGTKGTIVTLANSVKA
- a CDS encoding NFACT family protein is translated as MALDAATLALTAAELKTTLTDAKIAKLFEPTRDELVLTLRTRTETYSLLLSARSGSARVCLTEESFENPETPPSFCMLMRKHLTGGKLLDVRMEPGDRIVYFEFQCTNEMGDLVRNVLCAELMGRYSNLVLVQNGRIIDALKRVDFEDSDIRQLLPGLPYTVPPKPARPDFLTVSSASIVAAACERDLPVADALNKTVAGVGPVVCREAAWRAFDGEHLLANELTGEQKRALMAAIDELKEIHANGGCPCSVTAPDGKPVEFTFFRPRQYGEAYAVREWASFNAMLEGYYAEKDRAERLRTKSKELHKAVHNMYERAVRKQAARQEELAASGKSEKLRLYGELLSANLYLAQKGMKSITVPNWYDEGREVTIPLDLRFTPSQNAQNFFKNYKKKQTAARMLVDLLAEGEKEIAYLETVLYEVETASGEAALNEIRAELKSQGYLKYYKQRDKRQKPADFLRFTSSDGFEILVGRNNAQNDRLTLHTARGKDLWFHVQKAPGSHVVVMSRGEDIPDTTRQEAAELAVLYSSTFKAGTGAKVAVDTTEVKNIWKASGAKPGMVLYEVYTTVYITPREDLAERLKMKK
- a CDS encoding NAD(P)-dependent oxidoreductase; this encodes MALHVLDEANRCLGCKKPMCQQGCPIHTNIPEVIRLLKANELDAAGRMLFENNPLTTVCSLVCNHENQCEGHCIRNRMPSHDPVHFSIIEDYISTTYANKMVAGPSPKNGMKAAVVGAGPAGLTIAVLLARWGYDITIFDARDKIGGVMRYGIPNYRLPDSVLDDFQYHHLDLKGIRFRPNTTIGKTITIDDLFRDGYRSVFIGAGLWKANAMHIKGETLGNVAFGIDYLANSKAFHLGSDIAVIGVGNSAMDCARTAIRNGARHVTCYARRDESCISASEYEVRYAKLEGVGFRFCKAPVEIRENGLICRDTVKGEDGKFTQVEGSETFYPHTGVIVSVSQGSESNLVKTTTGIETNQRGLLTVSEDGSTTRPGVFAGGDAVMGARTVVEAVAIAKQVAQSMDEYMKSLPADTTPDPYAGIPTFETPTSDVLGKQNIE
- a CDS encoding DUF1858 domain-containing protein, which encodes MFDIFDMLKKDKDEKKAAVKQVTRETIIGDILDMDQTTAPYFMEIGMHCLGCPASRGETIEEACEVHGVDCDELIGKLNEHLAAKKD
- a CDS encoding class I SAM-dependent methyltransferase yields the protein MLPTLDARLTAAAELVLPGRPVADIGCDHGKLTAVLAASGNYPKVIGADLRPGPLAKAKQTLEHAGCEDRAELRLGDGLSVLSAGEVGTVVLAGVSAQTTWEIIEQAPWVMQPGGPRLVLVPATRHSELRRWLWAHGFALAADRPVQAAGRWYAVMAAEYTGERKEASFTECLFGRTDEWPEGAGYAAWQKAKLPRFRLGVPDGTALAEEIDTLLESSPSQAASRPALSKGEPLA
- a CDS encoding Nif3-like dinuclear metal center hexameric protein, with the protein product MRTVNELYEAMQRIAPLELAESWDNPGLLVDCGRPVDRVLVTLDITPDVVEEAAAKGCGLIVAHHPVIFSPLKRLEPRDVPFQLVQNGISAICMHTNLDAAEGGVNEVLAGIFGMRNWEPFAGGCGRVGEVDPIPVPELAKKAQDALGKRCNLPETGPAVQVKYTDSGRPVRRLAVISGAGGSLFEEAIAVGADCLLTGEANHHHACDAARLGLSLIAAGHYATEFPVTEAVAERLRAAYPELEVLVSTANRDPYTYI
- a CDS encoding zinc-ribbon domain containing protein, whose amino-acid sequence is MFEDKTLVCKDCGKEFVWTAGEQEFYASRGFENQPQRCKPCRDARKNGVRGGNNGGDRQMFDAVCAACGKACKVPFQPREDRPVYCSDCFARMKQN
- a CDS encoding acetate/propionate family kinase, with product MKVLVINCGSSSLKYQLIDMDGEKVLCKGLCERIGMESSMITHEANGHKATTPAIFPTHTEAFAEVVKKMTTGEGKCINDVSEIDAIGHRVVHGGEKFKSSCLITDEVIDTLRELSPLAPLHNPAGILGIEAARKVFGNIPMVAVFDTAFHSTMPPKAYMYAIPYEYYEKYGVRRYGFHGTSHKYVAHKAAEYLEEPIERLKLITCHLGNGSSIAAVDQGKVVDTSMGMTPLAGLMMGTRCGDLDPSVVNYLKYTLNITGHQLDEILNKKSGLLGISGVSSDKRDVEEAAAAGNKRAQLASDMLNYQIKKTIGSYIAAMGGVDAIVFTGGIGEHDDIARAKICHHMDWLGIRIDTEKNKHPVGDVCEITAWGAKVRTLVIATDEELMIARDTKEVIEK
- a CDS encoding DUF1538 domain-containing protein, yielding MDTIRKGSLPKLREKLLEALQAVLPIVAIVLVLCFSIAPVSPSILLCFLLGAAMIIVGIMFFTLGAEMSMSPMGERVGAVLTRSRSVPLIIGVGFALGFLITISEPDLQVLANQVPSIPNMTLILSVAAGVGFFLVVAFLRMLLGIALPKLLVVFYGLIFVLAAFVPKEFLAVAFDSGGVTTGPITVPFIMALGVGVAAIRSDRHAADDSFGLVALCSVGPILAVLLLGILFRASDSAYVPPILPDVGDSVELWQLFHVSLPTYFKEIATSLLPIVLMFGVFQLVALKLDRRTLGRIGVGLAYTYIGLVFFLTGANVGFMPAGNYLGQVLAGQTFRWLLVPIGMLIGYFIVKAEPAVYVLNKQVEEVTDGAISAGTMGAALSAGVSLSVGLAMVRVLTGISILWFLIPGYAFAIGISFVVPKLYTAIAFDAGGVASGPMTATFLLPLAQGACAAVGGNIVTDAFGVVAMVAMTPLITVQLMGLMAQLKQRRARSAQPVHTTPALAFADLPDDAIIEL
- the rpsJ gene encoding 30S ribosomal protein S10 gives rise to the protein MAVKEKIRIRLQSYDAQLIDAAAEKIVETAKHTGARVSGPIPLPTDREIVTVLRATHKYKDSREQFESRTHKRLIDILKPSNKTVEALMSLQLPAGVDIEIKL
- a CDS encoding nucleotidyltransferase family protein, whose product is MKLAGIIAEYDPFHNGHAWQLAQARALGAERVAVAMSCGLTQRGALPLLPEAVRVRAALTCGADFVFALPAPCAGAGAEAFARAGVRLLSAAGCDALVFGAETPDAALLMQAARVLLCADYRAALKAQLADGARNFAAARQAAVEALCPGTPLAALLDKPNNNLAVEYCKAILELAPAMTPVPLPRQGADHGQELAPDAVRFASASALRKLWQTGGADAVAPYVPEAVLPFYREAFAAGQYTDFDAAGRCELALLRSRCVGQTPFAAVRGVSEGLEHRLERAVRASTTHEELLDTLTTVRYPRARMRRLAMDAALGYDDALPALPPYLHLLGANREALSLLKEAHLPVSHALMRLKDENDACARMVSAQLTASDFSALCRKTPEPMGSALRQKIIFLTK